The proteins below come from a single Sorghum bicolor cultivar BTx623 chromosome 4, Sorghum_bicolor_NCBIv3, whole genome shotgun sequence genomic window:
- the LOC8056077 gene encoding uncharacterized protein LOC8056077, which yields MQCGWRLQLACNWCMNSILDLHAPYIHAASSVPFPRNKSQDRSKTSTHTTKNSRAPARSYRNHFLQLAATMACSLQGGDVVVFEVDAIGWAPSGARTALSLHHELDPARLPAASAAVRPHGHTPSGRYVLAGGRADEEDGLCQAITPGALKPRVTYRVAGWISVAAAGAGVGGTTTAHHHPAVHVSIRVDGGRCVMDGGAVACSAAASDDASSSRWAEIKGGFRLKESPRSAAVHVHGAPAGVDVKVMDLRIIATDRKARFRYLKDKTDKVRKRDVVVKVGGGAPAGAPVRVVQLDSAFPIGSCINGTVIQDPAFVDFFTNHMDWAVFENELKWYWTEAQRGQLNYGDADRLLDFCDRAGKPVRGHCIFWAVDAEVQQWIKDLAADELMAAVRARLNGLLGRYAGRFPHYDVNNEMLHGRFFRDRLGDGVAPLMFREAARLDPGAALFVNDYNVECGNDGNATPERYVELIRGLQRGGARVGGVGLQGHVTHPVGEVICDALDALAAATELPVWFTELDVCEPDDALRADDLEVVMREAFAHPAVQGVVLWGFMQGHMWRQDAALVNADGTVNDAGRRFVELRREWTSDARGRLDADGQFKFRGFHGNYVAQVTTPAGTKMLKAFTVDKGDTPLVLDMDN from the exons ATGCAGTGCGGGTGGCGGCTGCAACTTGCATGCAATTGGTGCATGAACTCTATACTTGATCTGCACGCTCCATATATACACG CTGCATCCTCGGTCCCGTTTCCTCGCAACAAGTCACAGGATCGGAGCAAAACAAGCACACACACAACCAAAAACTCCCGGGCGCCAGCTCGATCATACCGAAACCATTTCCTCCAGCTTGCCGCGACCATGGCCTGCAGTCTCCAG GGTGGTGATGTCGTCGTGTTCGAGGTGGACGCCATCGGCTGGGCTCCCTCCGGCGCGCGCACGGCGCTGTCCCTGCACCACGAGCTCGACCCGGCCAGGCTCCCTGCTGCGTCCGCCGCCGTCAGGCCGCACGGGCACACGCCCAGCGGCCGGTACGTCCTGGCGGGCGGCCGCGCCGACGAGGAGGACGGCCTGTGCCAGGCGATCACGCCGGGCGCGCTCAAGCCCCGGGTCACGTACCGTGTCGCCGGGTGGATCAGCGTCGcagccgccggcgccggggtGGGAGGAACGACGACGGCCCACCATCATCCCGCCGTGCACGTCAGCATCCGCGTCGACGGCGGCCGCTGCGTCATGGACGGCGGCGCTGTCGCctgctccgccgccgcctccgacgacgccagcagcagcaggtggGCGGAGATCAAAGGCGGGTTCCGGCTGAAGGAGAGCCCCCGCAGCGCGGCGGTGCACGTGCATGGTGCGCCCGCCGGCGTCGACGTGAAGGTCATGGACCTGAGGATCATTGCCACCGACCGAAAAGCGCGCTTCAGGTACCTCAAGGACAAGACGGACAAG GTGCGCAAGCGTGACGTGGTTGTGAAGGTGGGCGGTGGTGCCCCAGCGGGCGCGCCCGTGCGCGTGGTGCAGCTGGACAGCGCCTTCCCCATCGGCAGCTGCATCAACGGCACGGTGATCCAGGACCCAGCCTTCGTGGACTTCTTCACCAACCACATGGACTGGGCCGTCTTCGAGAACGAGCTGAAATGGTACTGGACCGAGGCGCAGCGCGGGCAGCTCAACTACGGCGACGCCGACCGCCTGCTCGACTTCTGCGACCGCGCCGGGAAGCCCGTGCGTGGCCACTGCATCTTCTGGGCCGTCGACGCCGAGGTGCAGCAGTGGATCAAGGACCTCGCCGCCGACGAGCTCATGGCGGCGGTGCGGGCGCGCCTCAACGGCCTCCTCGGCCGCTACGCGGGGAGGTTCCCGCACTACGACGTCAACAACGAGATGCTGCACGGCCGGTTCTTCCGCGACCGCCTCGGCGACGGCGTCGCGCCGCTCATGTTCCGCGAGGCGGCGCGCCTGGACCCGGGCGCCGCACTCTTCGTCAACGACTACAACGTCGAGTGCGGCAACGACGGCAACGCCACGCCGGAGAGGTACGTGGAGCTCATCCGCGGCCTTCAGCGCGGCGGCGCGCGGGTCGGCGGCGTCGGGCTGCAGGGCCACGTCACGCACCCCGTCGGGGAGGTCATCTGCGACGCGCTCGACGCGCTCGCCGCGGCCACGGAGCTGCCCGTCTGGTTCACGGAGCTCGACGTGTGCGAGCCCGACGACGCCCTCCGCGCCGACGACCTCGAGGTGGTGATGCGCGAGGCGTTCGCGCACCCGGCGGTGCAGGGCGTCGTGCTCTGGGGGTTCATGCAGGGACACATGTGGAGGCAGGACGCCGCGCTCGTCAACGCCGACGGCACCGTCAACGACGCCGGGCGGAGGTTCGTTGAACTCCGGAGGGAGTGGACGTCCGACGCGAGGGGACGCCTCGACGCCGATGGCCAGTTCAAGTTCAGGGGCTTCCACGGCAACTACGTGGCTCAGGTCACCACGCCCGCGGGGACGAAGATGCTCAAGGCGTTCACCGTCGACAAAGGGGACACGCCTCTCGTCCTGGACATGGATAACTGA
- the LOC8056078 gene encoding uncharacterized protein LOC8056078, with translation MPPSPLDKTLVLQMLRRRQFHSATCLPPGHLHRRAGWAWHARAAPSSCSSPSLGGLGNWASHARGAPRTQLNMGNIQWCPKFNNLTTLTISQWCLHPDFYSLIVVLQNSRSLENQTLKLRGVGHTHQRFTGELEERSFSCEHLDSIDIVCWEVQEHDPVLDNLVELLTENGIEHDEIDISISL, from the exons atgcctcccTCCCCTCTGGACAAAACACTAGTCCTTCAGATGCTTAGACGGAGGCAGTTTCATTCTGCTACCTGCCTACCTCCCGGCCATCTCCATCGCCGGGCGGGCTGGGCATGGCACGCACGAGCCGCACCCAG TTCTTGTTCATCTCCATCGCTGGGCGGGCTGGGCAATTGGGCATCGCACGCACGAGGCGCACCGCGCACCCAG CTGAATATGGGAAATATACAGTGGTGCCCAAAATTCAACAATCTTACAACTCTGACAATCAGCCAATGGTGTCTGCATCCAGACTTCTATTCATTGATAGTCGTCCTTCAGAACTCACGTAGCCTGGAGAATCAAACTCTGAAACTCAGAGGG GTTGGCCATACACATCAGAGATTCACTGGGGAGCTAGAAGAAAGGTCGTTCAGCTGTGAGCACCTTGATAGCATTGATATTGTTTGCTGGGAGGTTCAAGAACATGATCCTGTGCTCGACAACCTGGTGGAGCTTCTGACTGAAAATGGCATAGAACATGATGAGATTGACATCAGTATCTCGCTATAG
- the LOC8059576 gene encoding serine/threonine-protein phosphatase 6 regulatory ankyrin repeat subunit C, with the protein MEEMQVATTEEPRDPFLPLRWESTGDQWWYATPIDWAAASGHYDVVRELLRLDPNLLVKLTSLRRIRRLESVWDDDARLRDAATNRAAVARRLLLDFGEPADKKHHHHLPRGGGGDADADANANRLLRAGYGGWLLYTAAAAGDERFVRELLAAQPLLVFGEGEYGVTDILYAAARSGCPEVFRRLFDAVLSAASCPVEGEEFRREMMCRAVHAAARGGSLDVLRDLLRGCDDAAAYRDAQGSTILHAAAAKGQVEVVKDLFASFDIVDSVDDQGNTALHIAAFRGHLRVVEALVTASSSLISATNEAGDTFLHMALTGFGTPEFRRLDRQMELIRQLVGGAIVDISSTINAQNYDGKTILHLAVVGNLHPDLVEHLMSVPSIDLNICDNDGMTPLDLLRKQPRTTSSEILIKQLILAGGFTNSRDHETRSVIASQIKMHSIVGSPGTSFKISDAEIFLDAGIDVPGISERAVSFSSIIGRVDADILRPKLKKLNSFQDAAKHIKVLLRWPHRKSKRSGSGQKDLDDDASSVDSAKTWSHEETPTPLRQRYSRISSLFNKRTYAGKTSPSEAMQKSGVVQPHSIPASTSWSSSSLVDKIEAAHLDKDQSPYISRLIRHTPKKTGSLNSRLMNQSLRLRA; encoded by the exons ATGGAGGAGATGCAGGTGGCGACGACGGAGGAACCGAGGGACCCGTTCTTGCCGCTGCGGTGGGAGAGCACGGGCGACCAGTGGTGGTACGCCACGCCCATCGACTGGGCGGCGGCCAGCGGCCACTACGACGTCGTCCGGGAGCTCCTCCGCCTCGACCCAAACCTCCTCGTCAAGCTCACCTCCctccgccgcatccgccgcctcGAGTCCGTCTGGGACGACGACGCGCGCCTCCGCGACGCCGCCACCAACCGTGCCGCCGTCGCACGCCGCCTCCTGCTCGACTTCGGAGAGCCTGCCGATAAgaagcaccaccaccaccttccccgcggcggcggaggcgacgccgacgccgacgccaacGCCAACCGCCTCCTCCGGGCGGGATACGGCGGATGGCTCCTCTACACGGCCGCCGCGGCCGGGGACGAGAGGTTCGTGCGGGAGCTGCTCGCGGCGCAGCCCCTGCTCGTCTTCGGCGAGGGGGAGTACGGCGTCACCGACATCCTCTACGCCGCGGCGAGGAGCGGATGCCCCGAGGTGTTCCGCCGCCTCTTCGATGCCGTGCTGTCCGCGGCGTCGTGTCCGGTCGAGGGTGAGGAATTTAGGCGCGAGATGATGTGCCGCGCCGTGCACGCCGCCGCGAGGGGAGGCAGCCTTGACGTGCTCAGGGACCTCCTGCGCGGGTGCGACGACGCCGCGGCCTACCGGGACGCGCAGGGATCAACCATCTTGCACGCCGCCGCTGCAAAGGGCCAAGTTGAG GTTGTCAAGGATCTCTTTGCATCTTTTGATATAGTGGACTCTGTAGATGACCAAGGGAATACAGCATTGCATATAGCAGCCTTTCGAGGCCATCTTCGAGTGGTCGAGGCTCTTGTTACGGCCTCGTCATCTCTTATATCAGCAACTAATGAAGCTGGTGACACGTTCCTTCACATGGCACTGACTGGCTTTGGGACTCCTGAATTCCGAAGGCTTGATCGTCAGATGGAGCTTATTAGGCAATTAGTTGGTGGAGCAATTGTGGATATCAGCAGTACTATCAATGCACAAAATTATGATGGGAAGACAATTCTTCACTTAGCTGTGGTTGGCAATCTGCATCCAGACCTTGTTGAACACTTGATGAGTGTGCCTTCTATTGACCTCAACATCTGTGACAATGATGGCATGACTCCTCTGGATCTACTCAGGAAACAGCCACGAACGACATCATCAGAAATACTGATCAAACAATTGATTTTGGCTGGTGGGTTCACAAACTCAAGGGACCATGAGACTAGGTCAGTTATCGCTTCTCAGATAAAGATGCACTCCATTGTAGGAAGCCCAGGGACATCATTCAAGATATCAGATGCTGAGATCTTCCTTGATGCTGGAATTGACGTACCGGGCATCAGCGAAAGAGCAGTATCATTTTCCTCCATTATTGGCAGGGTAGATGCTGACATCCTGAGACCCAAACTGAAGAAGTTGAATTCTTTCCAAGATGCAGCAAAGCATATCAAAGTCCTACTCAGATGGCCTCACCGCAAATCAAAGAGATCAGGCAGCGGCCAGAAGGATCTGGATGATGATGCCTCGTCCGTGGACTCTGCCAAGACCTGGAGCCATGAAGAGACTCCGACACCACTGAGACAAAGGTATTCCAGGATCAGCTCCCTGTTCAACAAGCGGACCTATGCGGGCAAGACTTCACCTAGTGAAGCAATGCAGAAGAGTGGAGTGGTACAGCCTCATTCTATTCCAGCTTCTACATCTTGGTCATCGTCATCGTTGGTTGACAAGATTGAAGCTGCCCATCTGGACAAAGATCAATCTCCTTATATTAGTAGGCTGATCAGGCATACACCTAAGAAAACTGGATCTCTGAACAGTAGACTTATGAACCAGTCCTTGCGCCTCAGGGCGTAA